The following proteins are co-located in the Meleagris gallopavo isolate NT-WF06-2002-E0010 breed Aviagen turkey brand Nicholas breeding stock unplaced genomic scaffold, Turkey_5.1 ChrUn_random_7180001881438, whole genome shotgun sequence genome:
- the NAB2 gene encoding NGFI-A-binding protein 2, protein MAVPRTLGELQLYRVLQRANLLGYYETFIQQGGDDVQQLCEAGEEEFLEIMALVGMATKPLHVRRLQKALREWASNPGLFSQPVPAVPVSSIPLFKLSDGSGRKSLSNGHASPSEAAGKGGGSAGTPPARSPTEAPEKLSPSGVPPWPGRSTPESEGGGDEEPGAPPFSPGGTEQPSSGDVLEPELVRTVAESVERLLQSCPRGGDAELRALLKLNKKLAKAVGHIFQLEDGDRQKEEEIRRHSAIYGRGD, encoded by the coding sequence ATGGCTGTGCCTCGGACGCTGGGGGAGCTGCAGCTGTACCGGGTGCTGCAGCGTGCCAACCTGCTGGGCTACTACGAGACCTTCATCCAGCAAGGAGGGGACGACGTGCAGCAGCTGTGCGAGGCGGGCGAGGAGGAGTTCCTGGAGATCATGGCGCTGGTGGGCATGGCCACCAAACCGCTGCACGTCCGCCGCCTGCAGAAGGCACTGCGAGAGTGGGCGTCCAACCCGGGGCTGTTCAGCCAGCCGGTGCCGGCCGTGCCCGTCAGCAGCATCCCTCTCTTCAAGCTGTCCGACGGGAGCGGGCGCAAATCGCTCAGCAACGGGCACGCCAGCCCCAGCGAGGCTGCGGGGAAAGGGGGGGGAAGTGCAGGGACGCCCCCCGCTCGCAGCCCCACGGAAGCCCCGGAGAAGCTGTCGCCATCGGGGGTGCCTCCGTGGCCGGGTAGGAGCACCCCCGAATCGGAGGGCGGTGGGGATGAGGAGCCGGGCGCTCCTCCCTTCTCCCCGGGGGGCACCGAGCAGCCGTCGAGCGGCGACGTGTTGGAGCCGGAGTTGGTGCGGACGGTGGCGGAGAGCGTCGAGcggctgctgcagagctgcccccGGGGGGGGGACGCGGAGCTGCGGGCTCTGCTGAAGCTCAATAAGAAGTTGGCCAAAGCCGTCGGGCACATCTTCCAGCTGGAAGACGGCGACCggcagaaggaagaggagatcCGGCGGCACAGCGCGATCTACGGCCGCGGTGAT
- the NEMP1 gene encoding nuclear envelope integral membrane protein 1, whose protein sequence is MAGGMKAVPGRRRILGALLLLLLPPPLGGAGVGEEVIVLQEGSECCHNTSRHFCYTNVRSPCWRDIWTRMQIWVNSNHVIRVTQVGSEEELRELEESKVWNFLSSLLKEKLNSTNIDMDLYSNKTCLKVELLEAGTRYCIVLSRWFDPKLFLVFFLGLLLFFCGDVLSRSQLFFYSAGISIGLLASLLILIYVMSKAMPKKSPVYFLLLGGWSFSLYLLQLVFKNLREICKSYWQYLLGYLLLMGFVSFGVCYRYGPLENERSINLLSWALQLLGLALMYLGIQIRPIALALVLIAVCTKNMDYPLQWIYGVYKRAQSARLGPSPPRLLTEEEYRIQGEVETRKALEELRNYCRSPDFSAWTAVSRIQSPKRFAEFVGGSSHLTASEVSFHEQEYGLGGEFLEEQLFEEDEEEDFLYGETARAACGPTTRLTAD, encoded by the exons ATGGCGGGAGGGATGAAAGCGGTCCCGGGGCGGCGGCGGATCCTGGGCGcgctgctgctcctccttctGCCGCCTCCGCTGGGCGGTGCCG GCGTTGGGGAGGAGGTGAtcgtgctgcaggagggctctGAGTGCTGCCACAACACCTCGCGCCACTTCTGCTACACCAACGTGCGCAGCCCCTGCTGGCGAGACATCTGGACCAGGATGCAG ATCTGGGTGAACAGCAACCACGTGATCCGTGTCACCCAGGTGGGCAGcgaggaggagctgagggagtTGGAGGAGTCCAAGGTGTGGAatttcctctcctccctgctgaaggagAAACTGAACAGCACCAACATCGACATGGATCTCTACAGCAACAAAACCTGCCTGAAGGTTGAGCTGTTGGAGGCTGGCACCAGATACTGCATTGTGCTGTCCCGCT GGTTTGACCCTAAACTGTTCCTGGTTTTCTTCCTGGGCCTGTTGTTGTTCTTCTGTGGGGACGTGCTGAGCAG GAGCCAGCTTTTCTTCTACTCAGCTGGGATAAGCATTGGCTTGCTGGCCTCGCTGCTCATCCTCATCTACGTGATGTCCAAGGCCATGCCCAAG AAAAGTCCTGTTTACTTCCTGCTGCTAGGAGGCTGGTCCTTTTCCCTGTACCTGCTTCAGCTGGTCTTCAAGAACCTGCGGGAGATATGCAAGTCCTACTGGCAGTACCTGCTGG gctACCTGCTGCTCATGGGCTTTGTGAGCTTTGGAGTGTGCTACAGGTACGGCCCGCTGGAGAATGAGCGCAGCATCAACCTGCTCTCCTgggccctgcagctcctgggccTGGCACTGATGTATTTGGGCATCCAGATCCGCCCCATCGCCCTGGCCTTGGTGCTCATCGCTGTCTGCACCAAGAACATGGACTACCCCCTGCAGTGGATCTATGGTGTCTACAA GAGAGCACAGAGTGCCCGGCTGGGGCCGAGCCCCCCTCGCCTGCTGACCGAAGAGGAATATCGCATTCAGGGTGAAGTGGAGACACGTAAAGCCCTCGAGGAGCTTCGAAACTACTGCAGAAGCCCAGATTTCTCTGCCTGGACTGCAGTGTCCCGCATCCAATCTCCCAAAAG GTTTGCTGAGTTTGTGGGTGGTTCCTCCCACCTCACTGCCAGCGAGGTGTCCTTCCATGAGCAGGAGTACGGCCTGGGCGGGGAGTTCCTCGAGGAGCAGCTTTttgaggaggatgaggaggaagatTTTCTCTATGGAGAGACAGCACGAGCTGCTTGTGGTCCCACAACCCGCCTGACTGCTGATTGA